One region of Rhodocaloribacter litoris genomic DNA includes:
- a CDS encoding sugar-binding transcriptional regulator, giving the protein MARRKEPVDHRLLFKVSVLYYLQDLTQQEIADRLQLSRPRVSRLLRQAREEGVVQINVVSSMAFLDLETELERRFGLKEVLIVETEAGERVFGQQLGVAAADYLQRTIQDGDVIGVTWGRTLQAMVNALQPRPVHPVRVVQTMGGLGPPEAEIHAANLSRRLAQLLGGTVTLLPAPGIVDRAESSAILRSDRYVREAMGWFPRLTMAFAGIGALSTNPVFERQGGILPDAAYEALAAAGAVGDIAMRFFDAGGKPVKTELDERTIGITLEELKAVPRVVGVAGGAEKVEAILGALRGRLINVLITDYDTAVRLQAA; this is encoded by the coding sequence ATGGCCCGTCGCAAAGAGCCCGTCGATCACCGCCTGCTGTTCAAGGTGAGTGTGCTGTATTACCTGCAGGACCTGACGCAGCAGGAGATCGCGGATCGTCTCCAGCTGTCCCGGCCCCGGGTGTCGCGCCTGCTCCGGCAGGCCCGTGAGGAGGGGGTCGTGCAGATCAACGTCGTCTCCAGCATGGCCTTCCTCGACTTGGAAACGGAACTGGAGCGGCGGTTCGGGTTGAAGGAGGTGCTCATCGTGGAGACCGAAGCGGGGGAGCGGGTGTTTGGGCAGCAACTGGGAGTCGCCGCGGCGGACTACCTCCAGCGCACCATCCAGGACGGCGACGTCATCGGCGTCACCTGGGGGCGGACGCTCCAGGCCATGGTCAACGCCCTGCAGCCCCGGCCCGTCCATCCCGTGCGGGTGGTGCAGACCATGGGAGGGCTGGGACCGCCCGAGGCGGAGATCCATGCCGCCAACCTGTCACGCCGCCTGGCCCAGCTCCTCGGCGGTACGGTCACCCTGCTACCGGCACCCGGCATCGTGGACCGGGCCGAGAGCAGCGCCATCCTGCGCTCGGACCGCTATGTCCGGGAGGCCATGGGGTGGTTCCCGCGGCTCACGATGGCGTTTGCGGGCATCGGCGCCCTGTCCACTAACCCCGTCTTCGAACGGCAGGGCGGGATCCTGCCGGATGCGGCCTACGAGGCCCTGGCGGCCGCCGGTGCGGTCGGCGACATCGCCATGCGCTTCTTCGATGCAGGCGGGAAGCCCGTGAAGACGGAACTCGACGAGCGCACCATCGGGATCACGCTGGAGGAGCTGAAAGCGGTGCCGCGCGTGGTGGGCGTGGCCGGAGGGGCCGAAAAGGTGGAGGCGATTCTGGGCGCGCTGCGGGGGCGGCTCATCAACGTCCTGATCACGGACTACGATACGGCCGTCCGCCTGCAGGCGGCCTGA